A window from bacterium encodes these proteins:
- a CDS encoding sugar transferase codes for MEFAFPSISEEKNMALFVKSVFDRVGALLALLVLGPVLMLPIILIIKLTSRKGESVLFRQTRVGLNGRQFCFYKFRTMVINAEKKKNSLKHLNEMDGPVFKIRNDPRITKFGRFLRKYSLDELPQFFNVLKGEMSIVGPRPPLPEEVEKYDSYQYRRLSMKPGLTCIWQVSGRNKISFKEWMRMDLEYIDNYSLWLDFKILIRTIWAVMAGQGV; via the coding sequence ATGGAATTTGCTTTTCCCTCTATTTCTGAAGAGAAAAATATGGCACTTTTTGTGAAAAGTGTCTTTGACCGGGTAGGTGCATTGTTGGCACTGTTGGTACTGGGTCCGGTTCTGATGCTGCCGATAATTCTTATTATCAAATTGACCTCTCGCAAGGGAGAATCCGTTCTTTTCCGACAAACCCGCGTTGGACTTAATGGTCGCCAATTCTGCTTCTACAAATTTCGCACTATGGTTATCAATGCAGAGAAAAAGAAGAATTCTCTGAAACATTTGAATGAAATGGATGGGCCTGTATTTAAAATCCGCAATGACCCACGAATTACCAAATTTGGTCGTTTCTTAAGAAAATACAGTCTTGATGAATTGCCACAATTTTTCAATGTTCTCAAGGGGGAAATGAGTATAGTTGGTCCCCGTCCTCCTCTACCTGAAGAGGTGGAGAAATACGACTCATATCAATATCGTAGATTGAGCATGAAACCCGGGCTAACCTGTATATGGCAGGTAAGCGGTAGAAATAAGATTAGCTTTAAAGAATGGATGCGTATGGATTTGGAATATATTGACAACTATTCTTTGTGGCTGGATTTTAAAATACTAATTCGGACTATATGGGCAGTTATGGCTGGTCAAGGTGTATAG
- a CDS encoding SAP domain-containing protein: protein MNINDIKAKAKEVGVKAGKMNKGDLIRAIQSTEGNFPCFETATDYCDQNNCAWMEDCLSNKNN, encoded by the coding sequence ATGAATATCAATGATATTAAGGCAAAGGCTAAAGAAGTTGGGGTCAAAGCAGGTAAAATGAATAAAGGTGACCTGATTCGAGCCATCCAATCTACCGAAGGGAATTTCCCATGTTTTGAAACAGCGACAGATTATTGTGACCAGAATAATTGTGCCTGGATGGAAGATTGCCTATCCAATAAGAACAATTAG
- a CDS encoding ATP-grasp domain-containing protein, whose amino-acid sequence MPFTILRTGVGSSPSISTIKTLQKLGVRVIGVDSHPLSIGFYFANVGYCIPKADAPDYISTLIKICTKEKVNAILPAVDEELVVLSRHKEEFEKKGILLAVAEKEVIEICFDKLKTYNFFLQNNISTPSTFDALKINLKEIIYPSIIKPRFGRGERDVYKINNQREFKFFRQYVKKPLVQDYIEGQEYTIDILADFNSKVLCLVPRKRLQVESGISIKGITTYKKEIIDSCLDIVQKLGIIGPANIQCFIDKNNTLLFTEINPRLGGGVALSVAAGSNILANLVRLLKGKSVKSCLDFQKDLLMLRYWEEKFM is encoded by the coding sequence ATGCCTTTTACTATTCTTCGCACTGGTGTTGGTTCATCACCATCAATATCCACCATTAAAACACTTCAAAAATTAGGTGTAAGAGTTATAGGTGTTGATAGTCATCCGTTATCTATTGGTTTTTATTTTGCCAATGTTGGATATTGCATCCCAAAGGCAGATGCACCTGATTATATTTCTACCTTAATAAAAATTTGTACCAAAGAAAAAGTGAATGCTATCTTACCCGCTGTAGATGAAGAATTAGTAGTTTTATCGAGGCATAAAGAGGAATTTGAAAAAAAGGGTATTTTGCTTGCGGTGGCAGAAAAGGAAGTAATTGAAATCTGCTTTGATAAATTAAAAACTTACAACTTTTTTCTTCAGAATAACATTTCGACCCCTTCTACTTTTGATGCCTTAAAGATTAATTTAAAAGAAATAATCTATCCCAGTATTATCAAACCCCGCTTTGGTCGCGGAGAGCGCGATGTCTATAAAATTAATAACCAAAGAGAGTTTAAATTTTTTAGGCAGTATGTTAAAAAGCCTTTAGTTCAGGATTATATTGAAGGACAGGAATATACGATTGATATTCTGGCTGATTTTAATAGTAAGGTTTTATGTCTCGTGCCGCGAAAAAGACTTCAAGTTGAATCAGGTATCTCAATTAAAGGAATAACAACTTATAAAAAAGAAATAATTGATAGTTGCCTTGATATTGTCCAAAAATTAGGCATAATTGGACCGGCTAATATTCAATGTTTTATTGATAAAAACAATACCTTACTTTTTACTGAAATTAATCCAAGATTGGGAGGAGGAGTGGCACTTTCAGTCGCCGCTGGCTCAAATATTCTGGCAAATTTAGTCAGGTTACTTAAAGGTAAATCAGTAAAATCTTGCCTTGACTTCCAGAAAGATTTATTAATGTTACGATATTGGGAAGAAAAATTTATGTAA